Proteins found in one Kluyveromyces marxianus DMKU3-1042 DNA, complete genome, chromosome 2 genomic segment:
- the MUS81 gene encoding Mus81p, whose translation MSIPDNAKELYVNFLQEEVNERTAAHQEKLVMVLNRALFALKQYQECLHHPKDLLKVKGIGQTTMNKLSKKLKEYCDKNGLLFPEETNAPEDTQNSTQTDSNSTVTQRSRVRTLEPVDDESQNRRKRRKKQYIPRNRSGGFGILLGLLELGCDRDGMTCTRRQLIKEAAKYCDQSYEKNPSTKEFYSAWNSIKSLKSNNLVVEQGRPLQYSLTEEGKILAESLKSANDINFDPSSAYERRKSRHEAGNTSLMTDDELMNSVNYSNLMNNANISADKSLDSSRLFLDATIQSSRIEGNTESEHVPISSTPVAAEQGSKGRWKGVKYELWKPGTYDVILYIDHREVRSKDDRGFFLRKLSQKGIKAESASLTIGDMIWLAKHKKSGKQCALNFIVERKRLDDLVISIRDNRFAEQKNRLQKTGCKHIFYLVEETTGANVSDSAEMMKTSIWTTVIYNDFHIKRTRNADTTVQWLTDMSLIISNLYSKKSLVVINHDNITNQDIYLTSLKLFRKEFERNKEIECCHNYESMQSAMVKTNLMTVKELYLRALMSVKGISLEKALMIQSRYPTFKSLLKAFRNCQTESDGKLLIQHELRDAPGNRKIGKTLSNILWETFGKM comes from the coding sequence ATGAGCATTCCTGATAATGCGAAGGAGTTATATGTGAACTTTCTTCAAGAGGAAGTAAATGAAAGAACCGCCGCTCACCAAGAAAAGCTGGTGATGGTCCTTAACCGAGCGCTTTTCGCCTTAAAACAATACCAAGAATGCCTCCATCATCCTAAAGATTTGCTAAAAGTCAAAGGCATAGGTCAGACGACGATGAACAAACTCTCGAAAAAGCTAAAAGAGTATTGCGATAAAAATGGACTTTTATTCCCGGAAGAAACAAATGCTCCTGAGGATACCCAAAACTCAACGCAAACCGATAGCAATTCAACCGTTACACAAAGATCAAGAGTAAGAACTTTAGAACCAGTAGATGATGAAAGCCAAAACAGAAGGAAGCgaaggaagaagcaatACATACCTCGAAACAGAAGTGGAGGATTCGGAATATTACTAGGATTGTTAGAACTTGGCTGCGACAGAGATGGCATGACGTGTACGCGCAGACAACTGATAAAAGAAGCAGCTAAATACTGTGATCAAAGCTATGAGAAAAATCCATCTACAAAGGAATTTTACAGCGCGTGGAACTCAATCAAATCGTTAAAAAGTAATAATTTAGTCGTGGAGCAAGGCAGACCATTGCAGTACAGCCTCACGGAAGAGGGTAAAATACTGGCAGAAAGTTTAAAGTCGGCAAATGATATAAATTTTGATCCATCTAGTGCTTACGAACGGAGGAAAAGTAGGCACGAAGCCGGAAATACGTCATTGATGACTGACGACGAGCTTATGAACTCGGTAAATTATAGCAATTTAATGAATAATGCCAATATTTCTGCAGACAAGAGTTTAGATTCGTCAAGATTATTTTTGGATGCCACAATTCAATCTAGTAGAATAGAAGGAAACACGGAATCTGAACACGTGCCAATTAGTTCAACGCCAGTGGCAGCTGAGCAGGGATCAAAGGGCCGTTGGAAAGGTGTGAAATACGAACTATGGAAACCCGGCACCTATGATGTAATCCTCTACATTGATCACAGAGAAGTCAGGTCAAAAGATGATAGAGgattctttcttcgaaAGCTTTCCCAGAAGGGAATAAAAGCAGAATCAGCAAGTTTAACCATAGGTGATATGATATGGCTTGCTAAGCATAAAAAGAGCGGAAAACAATGTGCATTAAATTTCATTGTAGAACGTAAACGTTTGGATGATTTAGTTATTAGTATTCGGGATAATAGATTTgcagaacaaaagaatagGCTCCAAAAAACTGGATGCAAGCACATTTTTTATCTTGTTGAAGAGACTACAGGGGCCAATGTTAGTGATAGCGCagaaatgatgaaaactAGTATATGGACTACTGTTATTTACAACGACTTTCATATCAAAAGGACGAGGAATGCAGATACTACTGTACAATGGCTTACTGATATGTCGCTAATAATTAGCAATCTATATTCGAAGAAGTCGCTTGTGGTTATAAATCATGACAATATAACCAATCAAGACATATACCTAACTTCGCTAAAGTTGTTTCGTAAGgagtttgaaagaaacaaagagatCGAATGTTGTCATAACTACGAGTCCATGCAATCTGCGATGGTGAAGACGAATTTGATGACGGTGAAAGAGCTTTATTTACGAGCGTTAATGTCAGTCAAGGGTATATCACTTGAAAAGGCATTGATGATACAATCTAGATATCCTACTTTCAAGTCACTTTTAAAGGCATTTAGGAACTGTCAAACGGAATCTGATGGGAAGCTACTAATCCAGCATGAATTACGAGATGCTCCAGGTAATCGAAAAATTGGCAAGACATTATCCAATATACTGTGGGAAACCTTTGGTAAAATGTAA